In Verrucomicrobiota bacterium, the sequence CCGGGATGGCCTTTCGCCAGGTCAGCGGCGTGCGCGGCGATCTTGTAAGCGATGACGCCGTCTTTCACGTCCTTCTTGTTCGGCAGGCCGAGGTGTTCCTTGGGCGTGACGTAGCAGAGCATCGCGCAGCCATACCAGCCGATCATCGCCGCGCCGATGCCGCTGGTGATGTGGTCGTAGCCGGGCGCGATGTCGGTGGTGAGCGGCCCGAGCGTGTAGAACGGCGCCTCGCTGCACCATTCGAGTTGCTTGGCCATGTTTTCCTCGATCATGTGCATGGGCACGTGGCCCGGGCCTTCGTTCATGACTTGCACGCCCTTGCCCCACGCGCGCTTGGTGAGTTCGCCCTGCACTTCGAGTTCGCCGAATTGCGCCTGGTCGTTGGCGTCGGCAATCGAACCGGGACGCAGGCCGTCGCCGATGCTGAACGAAACGTCATACGCGGCCATGATGTCGCAGATGTCGTCCCAGTGGGTGTAAAGGAAGTTTTCCTTGTGATGCGCGAGACACCATTTGGCCATGATGCTGCCGCCGCGTGAGACGA encodes:
- the thiC gene encoding phosphomethylpyrimidine synthase encodes the protein WELFRDTLIEQAEQGVDYFTIHAGVLLRFVPLTANRMTGIVSRGGSIMAKWCLAHHKENFLYTHWDDICDIMAAYDVSFSIGDGLRPGSIADANDQAQFGELEVQGELTKRAWGKGVQVMNEGPGHVPMHMIEENMAKQLEWCSEAPFYTLGPLTTDIAPGYDHITSGIGAAMIGWYGCAMLCYVTPKEHLGLPNKKDVKDGVIAYKIAAHAADLAKGHPGAQYRDNALSKARFEFRWEDQFNLSLDPVTAREFHDETLPQDGAKTAHFCSMCGPHFCSMKITEDVRKYAAEQGVSEEEALKKGMEEKSKEFVEKGAEVYAKA